The Virgibacillus phasianinus genome includes a window with the following:
- a CDS encoding cytochrome P450 codes for MSMQESNVPHEKGLDNSIKLLTEGYHYIPNRCRRFDSDIFTTHLLGQKVVCISGSEAAKVFYNEEIFRRKGAAPIRVQKTLFGQNGVQTMDNAEHKHRKQLFMSLMTAEHLDELRTITTEQWQYAIDKWVRKNRIIFFKETQEIMCRIACQWAGVPLWAKELKQRANDFGSMIDAFGAVGPRFQKGKRARKRAEKWIRTMIKQVRSGQVIADEHTALYAMSWRRNLNGKLMSRQMAAVELINILRPIVAIARYVTFGALALHLHPETRRKLQSNENDYSQMFVQEVRRFYPFGPFLGARVRKRFTWRNHDFKEGTLVLLDIYGPNHSSAIWESPNEFNPERFRDFQGSPFNFIPQGGGDYMGHRCAGEWVTVEVMKTSLNFLTNHVDYKVPRQNAKFSMIRMPTIPKSRFIIKNVRWN; via the coding sequence ATGAGTATGCAGGAAAGTAATGTTCCACATGAAAAGGGCTTAGATAACAGTATTAAGCTATTAACTGAAGGATATCACTATATTCCAAATAGATGCAGGCGTTTTGATTCGGATATTTTTACTACACATCTACTTGGACAAAAGGTTGTTTGTATAAGTGGAAGTGAAGCCGCAAAGGTTTTTTATAATGAAGAAATATTCCGTCGAAAAGGCGCGGCACCTATACGAGTGCAAAAAACGTTATTTGGGCAAAACGGTGTGCAAACCATGGACAATGCTGAGCATAAGCACCGTAAACAATTATTTATGTCATTAATGACAGCCGAACATCTAGATGAACTTCGTACTATTACGACCGAGCAGTGGCAATATGCAATAGATAAATGGGTCCGAAAGAACCGGATCATCTTTTTTAAAGAGACACAGGAGATTATGTGCCGGATAGCATGTCAATGGGCGGGCGTGCCATTATGGGCAAAGGAATTAAAACAACGGGCCAATGATTTTGGTTCGATGATCGATGCGTTTGGAGCTGTTGGACCAAGGTTTCAAAAAGGTAAACGAGCACGGAAACGGGCGGAAAAATGGATCCGGACGATGATTAAACAGGTTCGTTCAGGGCAGGTGATTGCTGATGAACATACAGCCTTATATGCTATGTCATGGCGCCGAAATCTAAACGGCAAATTAATGAGCAGGCAAATGGCTGCGGTAGAATTGATCAACATTCTACGACCGATTGTTGCTATTGCAAGATACGTGACATTTGGTGCTTTGGCTTTGCATCTTCACCCTGAAACACGCAGGAAGTTACAATCAAATGAAAATGATTATAGCCAAATGTTTGTCCAGGAGGTTCGCCGTTTTTATCCATTTGGTCCGTTTCTAGGTGCACGTGTACGTAAGAGATTTACTTGGAGGAATCATGACTTTAAGGAAGGAACATTGGTATTGCTTGATATTTATGGACCAAATCATAGTTCTGCCATTTGGGAGAGCCCAAATGAGTTTAACCCGGAGCGATTTCGAGATTTTCAAGGAAGCCCATTTAATTTTATTCCGCAAGGTGGCGGCGACTATATGGGACATCGCTGCGCAGGTGAGTGGGTCACAGTGGAAGTAATGAAAACGAGCCTGAATTTCCTTACAAATCATGTGGACTATAAAGTGCCCAGGCAAAATGCGAAATTCAGCATGATTCGTATGCCAACAATACCAAAGAGCAGATTCATTATTAAGAATGTTAGATGGAACTAA
- a CDS encoding NAD(P)/FAD-dependent oxidoreductase codes for MKRLVILGGGYGGIRLLSNLLDNSLPKDVHITVIDRNPYHSLKTEFYTIAAGTVSDKDVRIEFPEHNQVYYEFCEIKKIDTDNQQILFQDKSDTVPYDYLVIALGCEDNYHDVPGASEFTESVQTFSKARHAGLAVGDLKAFGKVSIVGAGLSGIEVASEIRESRSDLNIRLLDRGETVLRPFDSKIQEYVEDWFRKNDVEVVHNANVEYVEKDGVCNNGICYVNDVTIWTAGVQPNYLVRELPFEKDSQEKIVLNNFFQVPTNTNVYVVGDCASSEHSPSAQLARQQGEQIADILSAVLQNEEPKQPKEIKLKGTLGSLGKSDGFGNMFQKPATGLLPRLAKTGVLWLNKRH; via the coding sequence ATGAAACGATTAGTTATTTTAGGCGGTGGATATGGTGGAATTCGTCTTTTATCAAACTTGCTTGATAACAGTCTGCCAAAAGATGTTCATATTACAGTAATCGATCGAAATCCATACCACTCTCTGAAAACTGAATTTTACACAATTGCTGCTGGAACTGTTTCGGATAAGGATGTGCGCATCGAATTTCCTGAACATAATCAAGTATATTACGAGTTCTGTGAAATAAAGAAAATCGATACGGATAATCAACAGATTTTGTTTCAGGACAAGAGTGACACTGTTCCCTATGATTATTTAGTTATTGCTCTGGGGTGTGAAGATAATTATCACGATGTCCCAGGCGCAAGTGAATTTACTGAAAGTGTTCAAACCTTTTCAAAAGCAAGACATGCCGGTTTGGCAGTCGGGGACCTGAAGGCATTTGGTAAAGTTTCAATTGTAGGCGCAGGACTTAGCGGCATTGAAGTAGCTTCCGAAATTCGTGAAAGCAGATCTGATTTAAATATCCGTCTGCTTGACCGCGGGGAAACAGTCCTAAGACCCTTTGACTCCAAAATTCAAGAATATGTTGAAGATTGGTTTCGAAAAAACGATGTGGAAGTAGTGCATAATGCCAATGTGGAATACGTTGAAAAAGACGGTGTCTGCAATAACGGAATATGCTACGTCAACGATGTAACAATCTGGACAGCAGGCGTTCAACCGAATTATTTGGTAAGAGAATTGCCTTTTGAAAAAGATTCACAGGAAAAAATCGTGTTGAATAACTTTTTCCAGGTTCCTACTAATACAAATGTATATGTTGTCGGTGATTGTGCCTCATCTGAACATTCCCCAAGTGCACAATTGGCTAGGCAGCAGGGAGAACAAATTGCTGATATCCTTTCTGCGGTTTTGCAAAACGAGGAACCAAAGCAGCCAAAGGAAATAAAACTAAAAGGTACACTCGGTTCATTAGGGAAGTCAGACGGGTTCGGAAATATGTTCCAGAAGCCAGCCACCGGGTTATTACCACGTTTGGCAAAAACCGGTGTGCTATGGCTGAATAAACGACATTAA
- a CDS encoding YihY/virulence factor BrkB family protein — protein sequence MLFIHTTKQVITRFFAERFYDQSAQMAYYFMLSLFPFFIFIFSLIGFLPVNLENILVMIRPFAPHETYEIISSTLENILAKGRSQWLSFGLIAAVFWLASMAIQSLVRSLNKAYDIRRESFFLRGIFSDLLLTLGFMIILSLSLLVPIIEDIVRTFVLPKLQIQDLWFDLWFFAKWGMGTLFLYIFFLLLYMVVPSVRLTWNQVYPGAIFATIGWQVVSIGFSKYVTFSNYSLFYGQLGNIIVLMVWFYLTAAVLLIGGLINASIYQK from the coding sequence ATGCTATTTATTCATACAACGAAGCAAGTTATTACCCGTTTTTTCGCTGAGCGATTCTATGACCAGTCTGCACAAATGGCGTACTATTTTATGCTGTCTCTGTTTCCCTTTTTCATCTTTATTTTTTCACTTATTGGTTTTCTGCCAGTAAATCTTGAAAATATCTTAGTGATGATTAGGCCATTTGCACCTCACGAAACCTACGAGATAATCAGCAGTACACTTGAAAACATCCTGGCCAAGGGACGAAGCCAATGGTTGTCATTTGGACTAATTGCAGCTGTGTTTTGGCTTGCATCAATGGCAATACAGTCGCTCGTGCGGTCCTTAAATAAAGCATATGACATCAGGCGGGAGTCATTCTTTCTGCGGGGGATTTTCAGTGATCTGCTGCTTACGCTTGGGTTTATGATTATTTTATCATTATCGCTTCTTGTGCCAATTATAGAGGATATTGTACGTACCTTTGTGTTACCGAAGCTGCAAATACAGGATTTATGGTTTGATTTGTGGTTTTTTGCTAAGTGGGGTATGGGTACCTTATTTTTATATATTTTCTTTTTATTGTTATACATGGTTGTGCCAAGTGTTAGGCTGACATGGAACCAAGTTTATCCGGGGGCTATTTTTGCAACAATTGGGTGGCAGGTAGTTTCAATCGGCTTTTCAAAATACGTGACTTTCAGCAATTATTCCTTATTTTATGGTCAATTAGGAAATATTATTGTTTTAATGGTTTGGTTTTATCTGACAGCGGCTGTTTTATTAATCGGGGGGTTGATTAATGCGTCCATTTATCAAAAATAA
- a CDS encoding ABC transporter ATP-binding protein, with product MRKLVKLLKAYRIQVAAVLLLTLLQALLQLYLPTLMADMVDKGIVNGDIPYIIKIGIFMLLVAAGTVIFSISASFFSSRIAMGFGRILRKKMFAHVENFSLQGFDKIGTSSLITRTTNDVMQVQQVLTIILRILIMAPMMFIGGIFFAVSTDPKLSLVIIGAIPIIILAIILVAKKGIPLYKTMQEKLDQMNLVLREGLTGVRVIRAFDRSAHEENRFNEASFDFTCTAIKVNKLMATLTPFIMLVLNFSIIAIIGFGSMRISSGDIQVGDLMAFIQYAMQIMFSLIMASMMFIMIPRASISADRINKVLDAEPDIKDPEQISDPLDVTGHINFEHVSFSYPGASVPVLADISFQANPGEVIAIIGGTGSGKSTLLDLIPRFYDAGKGSITIDGVDVRDITQKKLRRNIGYVPQKSVLFTGSIANNIRYGKEDATDAEIREAADAAQVTGFVSETENGFDSVISRSGANISGGQKQRISIARALIDKSSIYLFDDSFSALDLKTEAKLRASLQDKTRESTVIIAAGRISTVMDADRIIVLNQGKMAGTGTHQELMETCEVYQEIVSSQLSEEETA from the coding sequence ATGAGGAAACTTGTTAAATTATTGAAAGCCTATCGAATACAGGTAGCCGCAGTATTACTGCTCACCCTATTACAAGCCCTGCTCCAGCTCTATCTTCCAACATTGATGGCAGATATGGTAGATAAAGGAATTGTAAATGGTGATATACCTTATATTATAAAAATTGGCATATTCATGCTGCTGGTTGCAGCTGGAACTGTTATTTTTTCTATTTCTGCAAGCTTTTTCTCTTCAAGGATTGCAATGGGGTTTGGAAGGATCCTACGAAAAAAAATGTTTGCACATGTTGAGAACTTTTCTCTGCAGGGTTTTGACAAAATAGGGACATCTTCATTAATTACCAGAACAACAAATGACGTTATGCAGGTCCAGCAAGTGCTGACAATAATTCTGCGGATACTAATCATGGCACCTATGATGTTTATTGGCGGGATTTTCTTTGCAGTATCCACAGATCCGAAACTATCCTTAGTTATTATTGGAGCAATTCCTATTATTATTCTTGCCATTATACTAGTAGCCAAAAAAGGGATTCCACTTTATAAAACAATGCAGGAAAAACTGGATCAGATGAATCTCGTTTTGCGTGAAGGACTCACAGGTGTCCGGGTCATCCGTGCATTTGATCGATCCGCTCATGAAGAAAACCGGTTTAATGAAGCAAGCTTTGATTTTACTTGTACTGCTATTAAGGTAAATAAATTAATGGCGACATTAACTCCATTTATAATGTTAGTTTTAAACTTTTCCATTATTGCCATTATCGGATTTGGGAGTATGCGAATTAGCAGTGGCGATATCCAGGTAGGTGATTTGATGGCATTTATTCAATATGCCATGCAAATTATGTTTTCCTTAATTATGGCTTCCATGATGTTCATTATGATTCCACGTGCCTCTATTTCTGCAGACAGGATAAATAAAGTGCTAGATGCTGAGCCAGATATTAAAGATCCTGAACAAATTAGCGACCCTTTAGACGTTACCGGCCATATTAACTTTGAGCATGTAAGTTTTAGCTACCCTGGCGCTTCTGTGCCTGTACTTGCCGATATATCATTCCAGGCAAATCCAGGCGAAGTTATTGCTATTATCGGGGGCACCGGTTCAGGAAAATCTACCCTTCTTGATCTGATACCAAGGTTTTATGATGCAGGAAAGGGTTCCATTACAATTGACGGTGTAGATGTTAGAGACATCACACAGAAGAAATTAAGAAGGAACATCGGATACGTTCCGCAAAAGTCAGTTCTTTTTACAGGATCTATAGCAAATAATATTCGCTATGGAAAAGAAGATGCGACAGATGCTGAGATAAGGGAAGCTGCAGATGCTGCACAAGTGACGGGGTTTGTTTCTGAAACGGAAAATGGCTTCGACTCAGTAATCAGCAGAAGCGGTGCGAATATTTCTGGTGGCCAGAAACAGCGTATTTCCATCGCACGTGCACTTATAGATAAATCCAGTATCTATCTTTTTGATGATAGCTTCTCCGCACTCGACTTAAAAACCGAGGCAAAATTACGGGCATCGCTACAGGATAAAACCAGGGAATCAACGGTAATAATAGCCGCCGGACGGATCAGTACTGTGATGGATGCTGATAGAATTATTGTGTTAAACCAAGGAAAAATGGCAGGCACTGGGACACATCAAGAACTGATGGAAACATGTGAGGTTTATCAGGAAATAGTGTCCTCACAGCTTTCAGAGGAGGAAACAGCATGA
- a CDS encoding PaaI family thioesterase, which yields MSEIIKNAVQDEYPADFAWCYGCGRMNESGHHFRTGWQGEQTTTTYLPEPEHTAIPGFVYGGLIASMIDCHGTGSASLALHRENGHEPGDGVEPPRFVTGSLHVDFMKPTPHSVPLEAVGTLEKIHPKKWKVHTEVYADGKVCAKGEVVAVVMPDTFAK from the coding sequence ATGTCAGAAATAATTAAAAACGCTGTACAGGATGAATATCCAGCAGACTTTGCCTGGTGCTATGGTTGCGGAAGAATGAATGAAAGTGGCCATCATTTTAGGACAGGCTGGCAAGGTGAGCAAACTACAACTACATATCTTCCGGAACCAGAACATACAGCAATACCAGGTTTTGTCTATGGTGGTTTGATCGCCTCGATGATTGACTGTCATGGAACTGGGTCAGCATCCCTTGCTTTACACCGGGAGAATGGGCATGAGCCCGGCGACGGTGTTGAGCCACCACGCTTTGTGACAGGATCGCTGCATGTTGATTTCATGAAACCGACACCACATAGTGTTCCATTAGAAGCAGTTGGAACACTTGAGAAAATCCACCCAAAAAAATGGAAGGTCCATACAGAAGTTTATGCGGATGGCAAGGTCTGTGCAAAAGGTGAGGTTGTTGCGGTCGTAATGCCCGATACATTTGCAAAGTAA
- a CDS encoding dicarboxylate/amino acid:cation symporter — protein sequence MKTIWRGYIHASLILKITVALILGIIVGIIFGKDAAVLAPFGDLLIRLLKFLIIPLILFTLIVGVNQTKIGNLGRMGGKVFVYYLLTSALAIIVGIAVASIFSPGTGMTLDTNEKFDVPENPGTISVLLNIVPDNIITAFSELNLLGIIFTAIVFGIAISSLRSSKEHAKLGESVYKVVDGLNEATLSIMKVILQYVPIGIFAIIAKTVGNQGADTLLSLGNMILVLYVALLVQVGIYVIFMLLAKIRPARFFTQARTPMITAFVTQSSSGTLPLTLDAAKNLGVSKGIYGFSLPLGATINMDGAAIRIAISAVFAANIVGDPLSFTDMLQVVLVGTLASVGTAGVPGAGIIMIATVFAQLGLPMEAVGLLTAIDALVGMGCTALNVTGDLVGTTIINKSEGKNSEEQLA from the coding sequence ATGAAAACAATATGGAGAGGTTATATCCATGCATCGCTTATTTTGAAGATTACTGTAGCACTAATTCTCGGCATAATTGTTGGGATTATCTTTGGGAAAGATGCGGCCGTTTTAGCACCATTTGGGGACTTATTAATTCGTCTGCTTAAATTCCTTATCATTCCGCTAATATTATTCACACTGATTGTTGGTGTCAATCAAACAAAAATTGGAAACCTTGGACGCATGGGCGGAAAAGTATTTGTCTATTATTTATTGACATCCGCATTAGCTATTATTGTTGGAATCGCCGTGGCCAGCATTTTCAGCCCTGGTACAGGAATGACATTGGATACTAATGAAAAATTCGATGTTCCAGAGAACCCGGGCACAATAAGTGTTCTATTAAATATTGTTCCGGACAATATCATTACTGCTTTTAGTGAATTAAATCTATTAGGCATCATTTTTACAGCAATTGTATTTGGAATTGCCATTTCTTCATTACGGTCATCGAAGGAGCATGCGAAGCTCGGAGAAAGCGTATATAAAGTAGTGGACGGACTTAATGAGGCGACACTGTCAATCATGAAAGTAATCCTTCAATATGTGCCAATCGGGATTTTTGCGATCATTGCTAAAACGGTTGGAAACCAAGGTGCTGATACATTATTATCTCTCGGCAACATGATCCTTGTTCTTTATGTTGCATTACTAGTACAAGTTGGAATTTACGTTATATTCATGCTTCTTGCCAAAATTAGGCCTGCCCGATTTTTTACACAGGCACGCACACCAATGATTACTGCCTTTGTCACCCAAAGCAGTTCCGGTACCTTACCGCTAACATTGGATGCGGCCAAGAATTTGGGTGTCTCAAAAGGCATATACGGGTTTAGTTTACCCCTAGGGGCAACAATCAACATGGATGGAGCCGCAATCCGTATTGCTATATCAGCCGTATTTGCAGCAAATATCGTTGGCGACCCCTTAAGTTTCACGGACATGCTGCAGGTAGTGTTAGTCGGAACATTGGCTTCTGTCGGTACTGCAGGTGTTCCGGGCGCTGGCATCATCATGATTGCCACCGTTTTTGCACAGCTTGGTCTGCCGATGGAGGCGGTCGGATTATTAACAGCAATTGATGCACTGGTCGGCATGGGCTGTACAGCACTGAATGTAACCGGTGATTTGGTCGGTACAACAATCATTAATAAATCAGAAGGAAAAAATAGTGAAGAACAATTAGCATAA
- a CDS encoding MGMT family protein: MKPFTEKVITILKQIPKGTVMTYGQVARVAGSPRGARQVARILHSMSRKYGIPWHRVVNIHGQIALNSDEGVWTQKNLLESEGIGVGQDGRIDLKKYQHHI, from the coding sequence ATGAAACCATTCACTGAAAAGGTAATTACCATTCTTAAACAAATACCCAAAGGAACTGTCATGACGTATGGCCAGGTTGCGAGGGTCGCTGGCAGCCCACGGGGAGCAAGACAGGTAGCCCGGATTCTGCATTCAATGAGCAGAAAATACGGCATACCATGGCACCGCGTTGTAAACATACACGGTCAGATAGCATTGAATAGTGATGAAGGCGTCTGGACCCAGAAAAACCTGCTTGAGAGCGAAGGAATTGGGGTAGGTCAGGACGGTCGAATTGACCTGAAAAAGTACCAGCACCATATATAG
- a CDS encoding fatty acid desaturase yields MSKQKQAQLRKNVAPFATSDTKASIKQLINTLFPFFLLWFLAYQSLSISMWLTLGLAVIASGFVIRIFIIFHDCTHMSFFQNKRANRIVGNITGIITLFAYEKWKRDHSIHHATSSNLDKRGTGDVWVMTVDEYVAASFWGRLSYRLYRNPLVMFGLGPIYLYLISNRFNRKGAKRKERFNTYLINISIVLLYSFMIWVVGWQAFLIIQLPILFIAGSLGIWLFYVQHQFEDSYFENEDEWDYVKAAVDGSSYYKLPKVMEWITGSIGYHHVHHLSPRVPNYKLEQAHESTPPLQQATTITLASSLQSLRFRLYDEASRSFKSFKDVKELLKKPDAHVKINTRRSSFQEK; encoded by the coding sequence ATGAGTAAACAGAAGCAAGCACAATTAAGAAAAAACGTCGCACCATTTGCAACTTCAGATACGAAGGCAAGCATCAAACAATTAATTAATACATTATTCCCGTTCTTCCTGCTTTGGTTCCTTGCATACCAAAGTTTATCCATTTCTATGTGGTTAACACTTGGACTAGCGGTCATTGCTTCAGGGTTTGTTATTCGAATCTTCATCATTTTTCATGATTGTACACATATGTCATTTTTTCAAAATAAACGGGCCAATAGAATAGTGGGGAACATAACTGGGATTATTACCTTGTTCGCCTACGAAAAGTGGAAACGCGATCACTCTATTCATCATGCGACAAGCAGTAATCTTGATAAACGCGGTACCGGTGATGTATGGGTAATGACGGTAGATGAATATGTTGCTGCATCGTTTTGGGGCAGACTGTCCTATCGTTTATACCGGAATCCATTGGTTATGTTTGGCCTTGGCCCAATCTACCTTTATTTAATATCGAACCGATTTAACCGAAAAGGCGCGAAACGAAAAGAGCGCTTCAACACGTATTTAATAAATATATCTATCGTTCTACTCTATTCTTTCATGATATGGGTAGTTGGCTGGCAGGCGTTTCTGATTATCCAGCTTCCAATATTATTTATAGCAGGTTCACTAGGTATCTGGTTGTTTTACGTGCAACATCAGTTCGAGGATTCGTATTTTGAGAATGAAGATGAATGGGACTATGTAAAGGCTGCTGTTGACGGAAGTTCGTATTATAAACTGCCAAAAGTAATGGAATGGATAACTGGAAGCATTGGGTATCACCATGTGCACCACTTAAGTCCAAGGGTCCCCAACTACAAGCTGGAACAGGCGCATGAATCTACACCACCACTACAGCAGGCAACAACAATAACATTGGCATCGAGCTTGCAATCACTTCGTTTTCGATTGTATGATGAAGCAAGCCGGTCGTTTAAAAGTTTTAAGGATGTTAAAGAACTTTTGAAAAAACCAGATGCACATGTAAAAATAAACACAAGAAGATCAAGTTTTCAGGAGAAATAA
- a CDS encoding CBO0543 family protein, which translates to MKEEKIDQVGGLYEKFHQLHEEFGNLWQDETLLHWDWWIALLVSAGAWVLWIRYRKRDSTHRLLYAGLFSIIVSVCMDYIGVALGLWYYTGKPLPTFPAWAPFHFCMLPVAIMFFIQIKPHISPWIKGLLFGLITSFLAEPILVWTGYYVLTGWQYIYSVPIYVIIYVICDYLANRVTFEKIR; encoded by the coding sequence ATGAAAGAAGAAAAAATAGATCAGGTAGGCGGTCTTTATGAGAAGTTCCACCAGCTGCATGAGGAATTTGGCAATCTGTGGCAGGATGAAACACTGCTGCACTGGGATTGGTGGATAGCCTTACTAGTAAGTGCGGGTGCGTGGGTACTATGGATCCGTTATCGAAAAAGGGATAGTACCCACCGACTTTTATATGCAGGATTGTTTTCGATCATTGTTAGTGTCTGTATGGACTATATTGGGGTTGCGCTCGGATTATGGTATTACACGGGGAAACCACTTCCAACTTTTCCAGCATGGGCACCGTTTCACTTCTGTATGCTGCCTGTAGCCATTATGTTCTTTATACAGATAAAGCCCCACATTTCGCCTTGGATAAAAGGATTGCTGTTCGGTCTTATTACTTCTTTTTTAGCGGAACCGATTCTTGTCTGGACTGGCTATTATGTACTAACCGGCTGGCAGTATATCTATTCAGTTCCAATTTACGTAATTATCTACGTTATTTGTGATTACTTGGCGAATCGGGTTACCTTTGAAAAAATTAGATAG
- a CDS encoding ABC transporter ATP-binding protein — protein MSGKHQHARQSKKQTKSAPKNKPTPKIKDFNGTLKRLVSYLKPHKIALIAVFITAIFSTIFAILSPKIMGLATTELFQSMVTKIKGDSGNGINFDYIINILLILGVLYLLSVVFQYIQQYIMAGVAQKTVYTLRKEVNEKLSRLPLQFFDSKTHGEVLSRAVNDLENISSTLQQSLMQFITSIVTLIGVVVMMLTISPLMTIIVLLTVPLSFIVTKKVATRSQKYFLRQRKTLGQLNGHVEEMFSGHKVVKAYNREDQSIADFNKLNEGLYQTGWKAQFISSVISPLLKFVNNSVYVLICVIGSLLATRQAIQVGDIQAFIQYIRQFSQPITRVAGIANVIQSTIASAERVFEILDEEEEVVSSNSTEVKSPKGAVSFQDVNFGYTKDHALIDDLTINVEPGQTVAIVGPSGAGKTTLMNLLMRFYEIDNGAIKIDGIDTRTMKRSHVRNLFGMVLQDVWLFNGTIQDNIAYGRENVTKEEIIHAAKAAHADHFIRTLPDGYQTILNEEASNISVGQKQLLTISRAIIANPAILILDEATSSVDTRTEFQIQHAMNKLMNGRTSFIVAHRLSTIKNADTILVMDKGSVIEKGSHDELLAKDGFYADLYTSQYARKAQVPV, from the coding sequence ATGAGTGGAAAACATCAGCATGCACGTCAAAGCAAAAAACAAACTAAGAGCGCGCCAAAAAACAAACCAACTCCAAAGATTAAGGACTTTAATGGAACGCTAAAAAGGCTCGTCTCCTACCTGAAACCACATAAAATTGCATTGATCGCCGTATTTATTACTGCTATCTTTAGTACTATCTTTGCCATTCTCAGCCCCAAAATAATGGGACTTGCCACAACTGAGTTATTTCAAAGCATGGTGACAAAAATCAAAGGAGATTCAGGGAATGGAATTAACTTTGACTATATTATAAATATCTTGCTCATTTTAGGTGTACTTTATCTGTTAAGTGTTGTGTTCCAGTATATTCAACAATATATCATGGCAGGTGTTGCGCAGAAGACAGTCTACACGTTACGTAAAGAGGTGAATGAAAAGCTTTCGCGTCTCCCACTGCAATTTTTCGATTCAAAAACGCATGGTGAAGTATTAAGTCGCGCTGTTAACGATCTTGAGAATATCAGCAGTACCTTACAGCAAAGTTTAATGCAGTTCATTACATCCATTGTGACGTTAATTGGGGTTGTGGTGATGATGCTCACAATTAGTCCATTAATGACCATTATTGTTTTGTTGACTGTGCCACTCAGTTTCATCGTTACCAAAAAGGTTGCCACCCGTTCACAAAAATATTTTCTCAGGCAACGCAAAACGCTGGGCCAATTAAATGGTCATGTCGAGGAAATGTTCAGCGGTCATAAAGTGGTCAAAGCCTACAACCGTGAAGATCAGTCTATTGCAGATTTTAATAAATTGAATGAAGGTCTCTATCAAACAGGCTGGAAAGCACAATTTATTTCCAGTGTTATCTCGCCCCTTTTGAAATTCGTTAATAATAGTGTATACGTATTAATTTGCGTTATTGGCAGTCTGCTTGCTACACGACAAGCAATTCAAGTTGGTGATATTCAGGCATTCATCCAATATATCAGGCAGTTTTCCCAGCCCATCACCCGGGTTGCCGGCATAGCAAATGTAATACAATCTACAATTGCATCGGCTGAACGTGTCTTTGAAATCCTTGATGAGGAAGAAGAAGTGGTTTCATCGAATTCCACGGAAGTTAAGTCTCCAAAAGGGGCAGTGAGCTTCCAAGATGTCAATTTTGGCTATACAAAAGATCATGCATTGATTGATGATTTGACAATCAACGTAGAACCGGGGCAGACGGTGGCAATTGTTGGCCCGTCCGGAGCAGGAAAAACAACCCTAATGAATTTGCTCATGCGCTTTTATGAGATAGACAATGGCGCCATTAAAATTGATGGTATTGACACGCGTACGATGAAACGCAGTCATGTACGGAATTTATTTGGTATGGTGCTTCAGGATGTATGGCTTTTTAATGGAACAATTCAGGATAATATTGCGTATGGCCGTGAAAATGTTACCAAAGAGGAAATTATTCATGCTGCCAAAGCCGCCCATGCCGATCACTTTATCAGAACACTCCCCGATGGGTACCAAACCATTTTAAATGAGGAGGCATCTAATATATCCGTTGGGCAGAAACAGCTTCTGACAATTTCCCGGGCCATTATTGCGAATCCAGCAATTCTAATCCTGGATGAGGCGACTAGCAGTGTTGATACACGGACAGAGTTCCAGATACAACATGCGATGAACAAATTGATGAATGGAAGGACAAGCTTTATTGTCGCTCACAGACTTTCCACAATTAAAAACGCAGATACAATACTCGTTATGGATAAAGGCAGTGTCATTGAGAAAGGAAGCCATGATGAATTATTAGCAAAGGACGGTTTCTACGCGGATTTGTACACAAGCCAATACGCAAGGAAAGCGCAAGTGCCCGTTTAG
- a CDS encoding phospholipase, whose translation MLNRKPRRRFPRFCIFPGYNWCGPGCSGPGAPINKVDAACKAHDECYRRTGAYCKCDREFIRRLQSCRNPHTREGRQANVIYNYMKAQSFFTCGF comes from the coding sequence ATGTTGAATAGAAAACCGAGGCGACGATTCCCCCGCTTTTGTATCTTTCCCGGTTATAACTGGTGCGGACCTGGATGCAGTGGACCTGGCGCACCAATAAACAAGGTTGATGCAGCGTGCAAAGCGCACGACGAGTGCTACCGAAGAACTGGAGCATATTGCAAATGTGACCGTGAATTCATCCGGCGGTTACAATCCTGCCGTAACCCTCATACAAGAGAAGGACGTCAAGCAAACGTTATTTACAATTACATGAAAGCACAGTCATTTTTCACATGTGGCTTTTAA